One stretch of Clavelina lepadiformis chromosome 6, kaClaLepa1.1, whole genome shotgun sequence DNA includes these proteins:
- the LOC143462730 gene encoding uncharacterized protein LOC143462730: MRFLRFHFGLVVLLQMTSTGYGENNAGNLRQCLRSCEGAQRCPSRSDIPVFLRTLPARCTQCITDACGRTPEGLCLGPTYNACPACPGLSLNQQLQQKRCRNCVKTCYKQSGARVPRRQRKTFREYGCLLDCRLNAMCPDEEIEAKIRENLPETCGRCLGHVCERNQSSDVRNDFSCIECLSIQLKDQGRWETCGSCIDRCFSGPIKHPFARFSCMKNCEGLRSCPSRNWYANRVQGFSQPCLRCIRKECGKFDSSNPAEIAEIPDCIEEAFLECYNCPPYSYEEQSRLKSCKFCLNNCSLDTRSYR; this comes from the exons ATGAGGTTTCTCCGCTTTCATTTTGGGTTAGTCGTTCTGCTTCAAATGACCTCGACAG GATATGGAGAAAATAACGCCGGCAATCTCCGACAATGCCTGAGGTCATGTGAGGGCGCCCAGCGCTGCCCATCGAGAAGCGACATTCCAGTATTTCTGAGGACCCTGCCGGCGAGATGCACACAATGCATCACTGACGCCTGCG GAAGAACACCGGAGGGTTTGTGCCTTGGACCAACTTACAATGCGTGTCCCGCTTGTCCCGGTTTGTCGCTGAACCAGCAGTTGCAGCAGAAGAGGTGTCGAAATTGCGTGAAAACCTGTTATAAACAGTCCG GCGCCAGAGTTCCACGACGCCAAAGAAAGACTTTCCGAGAATATGGATGTTTGCTTGATTGTCGCCTGAACGCGATGTGTCCGGATGAGGAAATAGAGGCGAAGATACGGGAAAATCTCCCGGAAACCTGTGGAAGATGTCTCGGTCATGTTTGCG AAAGAAACCAATCTTCTGACGTCAGAAACGATTTTTCCTGCATCGAATGTCTATCGATCCAACTTAAAGATCAGGGTCGGTGGGAAACCTGCGGCTCCTGCATTGACAGATGTTTCAGCG GTCCTATAAAGCATCCCTTTGCGAGGTTCAGCTGCATGAAAAACTGCGAAGGTCTCCGATCGTGTCCATCGAGGAACTGGTACGCGAACAGAGTGCAAGGATTTTCACAGCCATGTCTGCGATGCATTAGGAAGGAATGCG GCAAGTTTGATAGCAGCAACCCCGCTGAGATCGCGGAGATTCCAGATTGCATCGAGGAAGCTTTCCTAGAATGTTATAATTGCCCGCCATACTCTTACGAGGAACAATCGCGTTTGAAAAGCTGTAAATTCTGTTTAAACAATTGTTCCCTTGATACAAGGAGTTATAGATAG
- the LOC143461589 gene encoding protein DPCD-like has translation MPTFNITMSELSPWVETLKSARKTALIQDGRRKIHFTLSDGTELCEEYEIKTNDLVVRKWRRKSTLGGVKAWELEVGESDLASGMSALSLGTQQLIESNSNPVCIRRDTRRAFQWRIRNLPYPLTAYQVTVDDDKHGITIRTSNKKYFKKLTIPDMERSRLVLDSNSLTFAHANNTLIVQYKKPKAIVDDQEVLLEEFKKMKSTKDGDVECNQS, from the exons ATGCCTACATTTAATATAACTATGAGTGAGCTGTCACCCTGGGTGGAAACTCTGAAAAGTGCAAGAAAAACTGCCCTCATTCAAGACG GACGACGTAAAATACATTTCACATTGTCCGACGGAACTGAGCTATGCGAAGAGTATGAGATAAAGACCAATGACCTTGTTGTGAGAAAATGGCGGAGAAAATCAACACTGGGTGGCGTGAAAGCGTGGGAGTTAGAAGTCGGTGAATCAGATTTAGCGTCGGGAATGTCTGCACTTTCACTCGGAACTCAGCAACTTATTGAAAGTAACTCTAAT CCAGTTTGCATTCGACGGGATACAAGACGAGCATTTCAGTGGCGCATCAGAAACCTTCCCTATCCCCTGACTGCATATCAAGTGACCGTCGATGATGACAAGCACGGCATAACCATCAGGAcatcaaacaagaaatatttcaagaagTTGACCATACCTGACATGGAGAGGTCTCGACTCGTGCTGGATTCGAACTCTCTGACGTTCGCTCACGCCAACAACACTTTAATTGTGCAG TACAAGAAACCAAAAGCGATCGTGGATGACCAAGAAGTTCTCCTCGAGGAATTCAAGAAGATGAAGAGCACAAAAGATGGGGACGTGGAATGCAACCAGAGCTAA
- the LOC143462160 gene encoding uncharacterized protein LOC143462160, producing the protein MKLFIAAILLAACDAQTTEGSGFEPTPTPNGEVEDASQIEERFKMVKNASDCFDTCQSSDACMTEKELQDENNKDLPSRCKECIYWMCGDVLEGNRERLPECAGRARSFCLGCPPMTWQLRRRMGRCKMCIYQCKARKRRVSRFGSRSFCMRRCETPTRCPGKEEMTQQMTKMDGDCKDCFIEQCGRYDQSNKTDVAECTMQAQSDCDVCPPMKVEERIRTMSCRRCVISCMSIPQPTARPPSAPRRSCRDICTSPVSRRRCPTRDQVIFTIRNRTSAECQVCVNETCESLSGDEMADCMYEARANCSVCPLSYQSMMQRRDCASCIRRCNSGLRVQSVTRPTFHSVYFRPFRYSSRSLFQRYHW; encoded by the exons ATGAAACTGTTCATTGCAGCGATCCTACTCGCAGCATGCG ATGCTCAAACAACAGAAGGTTCAGGTTTTGAACCTACACCGACACCTAACGGAGAAGTGGAAGACGCGTCTCAGATAGAGGAAAGGTTTAAAATGGTTAAAAATGCGAGCGATTGCTTCGACACTTGCCAGTCATCAGACGCTTGTATGACGGAAAAGGAACTCCAAGACGAGAATAACAAAGACCTCCCGTCCCGCTGCAAGGAGTGCATCTATTGGATGTGCG GTGACGTGTTGGAAGGAAACCGAGAGAGGCTTCCAGAATGCGCGGGGAGAGCTCGATCTTTTTGCTTAGGATGTCCACCGATGACGTGGCAGCTCCGTCGAAGAATGGGGAGATGCAAGATGTGCATCTATCAATGCAAAGCCAGAAAAA GAAGAGTGTCGAGGTTTGGATCGAGATCATTTTGCATGAGGAGATGCGAGACTCCCACCAGGTGTCCGGGTAAGGAGGAGATGACGCAGCAGATGACGAAAATGGATGGGGATTGCAAAGATTGCTTCATTGAACAATGCG GTCGCTATGATCAAAGCAATAAAACCGATGTGGCGGAATGCACGATGCAAGCGCAATCCGATTGTGACGTGTGTCCCCCGATGAAGGTTGAGGAGAGGATAAGGACGATGAGTTGTAGGAGGTGCGTCATCAGTTGTATGTCAATCCCCCAACCAACTGCTCGTCCGCCCTCGGCTCCTAGGAGATCGTGCCGGGATATTTGCACTTCCCCTGTGTCCCGCCGCCGGTGCCCGACCCGCGACCAGGTTATTTTTACGATCAGGAACCGAACCTCAGCCGAATGTCAAGTATGTGTCAACGAAACTTGCG AGAGCTTGAGCGGAGACGAGATGGCGGACTGCATGTACGAGGCGAGAGCGAATTGTTCGGTCTGTCCACTGAGCTATCAGTCAATGATGCAACGAAGAGATTGCGCTTCTTGCATTAGAAGATGCAACAGCG GATTGCGTGTGCAGAGCGTCACTCGCCCGACCTTTCACTCCGTCTACTTCCGGCCATTCAGGTATTCCTCCAGATCCTTGTTTCAACGATATCATTGGTGA
- the LOC143462219 gene encoding uncharacterized protein LOC143462219 — translation MRTFYLCAILAWFVLHLAYCDGGGHGGISHDSHENLQDCFEDCEGPHKCVNMDEMKAMMSPNCGRCVTMACEDSSHPRMDCIEEAIAGCDECPSPTPEILSRRMRCVACRKECHKHHGAAKPKCQEKNLTKYFQECQESGECPLHETEHALTVDEECRTCVSEACQSHYDVDCALRQKILCESCSFPTNDQLRAMARCAACMAGRSSNGPHDDHDVDGGERRH, via the exons ATGAGAACATTTTATCTATGTGCAATACTTGCCTGGTTTGTGTTGCATTTAGCGTACTGCG ATGGAGGTGGTCATGGTGGAATTTCTCATGACAGTCACGAAAATCTTCAGGATTGCTTTGAGGACTGTGAAGGGCCTCACAAATGTGTTAACATGGACGAAATGAAAGCGATGATGTCACCAAATTGTGGGCGTTGCGTCACAATGGCTTGTG AGGATTCCTCTCATCCGAGAATGGATTGTATTGAAGAAGCAATTGCCGGATGTGACGAATGTCCTTCGCCTACACCGGAAATTCTTTCTAGGCGAATGAGATGTGTCGCTTGCAGGAAAGAATGCCACAAACATCATG GGGCAGCAAAGCCTAAATGCCAGGAAAAGAATTTAACGAAATATTTCCAAGAGTGCCAGGAATCCGGGGAATGTCCCTTACACGAAACCGAGCATGCCCTTACAGTGGACGAGGAATGCCGAACCTGCGTCAGTGAAGCTTGCC AATCACATTATGACGTTGACTGCGCACTAAGGCAAAAGATTCTTTGTGAGTCTTGCAGCTTTCCCACAAACGACCAGTTGAGGGCGATGGCGAGATGCGCAGCATGTATGGCAGGAAGGAGCAGCAATGGGCCCCATGACG ATCATGACGTTGATGGCGGTGAAAGACGTCATTAG
- the LOC143461586 gene encoding uncharacterized protein LOC143461586 isoform X2, which yields MLKSVLEFILLTGFLLSCSGHDNPTGELVKDGDCREMCKTSSGCPSDDVMRRMMMTDKDCRECVQDQCGNLASSNGTSLMTCIVEARAGCEKCPTPGKPGRMAECMSCLRKCPRAGKRETGMTTCRRRCVFSLNCPSTNGIMTFFQNTTLVNSQCRECVMGMCDTDSAEVDEKAICMFNAREECEDCGISSAAQSTRQRCSSCITRCRQGGRTGSLTPTTGRRPSRFPAQGGGKRPRPGTRPEVSCKRRCELRGQTCPTTNQILVTIRSKTSSECQECIRDTCGSSQGTSDEMAMCWYNARATCSVCTMSEGVRSQRERCDDCISKCDQANQNTDSLVPLVSVPAGTSNRPMRTCQQRCTSPSLCPSPREVIVTIRNRTTTECQECVMESCGNPDDEVVGGCMYMARESCSVCDISEGARRRRRRCSSCLEGCEDRSGVGEAVGAVKPEMMESPTKNDTDVGMTSSPGPFQTFPIFG from the exons ATGCTGAAATCTGTTTTAGAGTTTATCTTACTGACTGGTTTCTTGTTAA GTTGCTCTGGACATGACAATCCAACTGGAGAGCTCGTGAAAGACGGCGACTGCAGAGAGATGTGCAAGACGTCGAGTGGATGTCCATCGGATGATGTGATGCGGAGAATGATGATGACGGACAAAGACTGCAGGGAATGCGTCCAGGATCAATGCG GAAACCTGGCCAGCTCCAACGGGACTTCTTTGATGACGTGCATCGTGGAGGCGAGAGCTGGATGCGAGAAATGTCCGACTCCTGGAAAACCAGGCAGGATGGCAGAGTGCATGTCGTGTTTGAGAAAATGTCCTCGAGCTGGCAAACGCGAAACCG GTATGACGACATGTCGCAGACGATGCGTCTTTTCACTCAATTGTCCTTCAACAAATGGAATTATGAcgttttttcaaaacacaacCTTGGTCAATTCTCAATGCCGCGAATGTGTGATGGGAATGTGCG ATACAGACAGTGCAGAGGTGGATGAGAAGGCCATCTGCATGTTCAACGCGCGAGAAGAATGCGAGGACTGTGGCATAAGCTCGGCAGCTCAAAGCACTAGGCAAAGATGCTCGTCATGCATAACCAGATGCAGGCAAG GGGGTAGAACTGGATCTTTAACGCCAACTACCGGACGTAGACCCTCAAGATTTCCAGCACAGGGTGGCGGTAAGCGACCAAGACCGGGAACTCGACCAGAAGTATCATGCAAGCGCAGGTGCGAATTGAGAGGTCAAACTTGTCCAACAACCAACCAGATTCTCGTCACAATCCGGAGCAAGACGTCATCGGAGTGTCAGGAATGCATTAGGGACACTTGTG GTTCCAGCCAAGGAACGAGTGATGAGATGGCGATGTGCTGGTACAACGCCAGGGCGACATGTAGTGTCTGTACAATGAGCGAAGGAGTGAGATCCCAGCGAGAAAGATGCGATGattgtatttcaaaatgtgATCAAG CAAATCAAAACACGGACTCTCTTGTGCCCCTTGTGTCGGTCCCGGCGGGCACTTCAAATCGACCAATGAGAACCTGTCAACAAAGATGCACGTCACCGAGTCTCTGTCCTTCCCCACGTGAAGTCATTGTTACAATACGTAATCGAACAACCACTGAGTGCCAAGAGTGCGTCATGGAATCATGCG GCAACCCCGACGATGAGGTGGTCGGTGGGTGCATGTACATGGCGCGCGAGTCTTGCAGCGTTTGTGACATCAGCGAGGGGGCGCGAAGACGAAGGAGGAGATGCTCGAGCTGCCTGGAGGGATGCGAGGATCGATCAG GTGTCGGGGAAGCTGTAGGTGCAGTGAAACCGGAAATGATGGAGTCTCCGACAAAAAATGACACCGACGTgggtatgacgtcatcacctGGTCCCTTCCAAACCTTTCCGATATTCGGATGA
- the LOC143461586 gene encoding uncharacterized protein LOC143461586 isoform X1 has product MLKSVLEFILLTGFLLSCSGHDNPTGELVKDGDCREMCKTSSGCPSDDVMRRMMMTDKDCRECVQDQCGNLASSNGTSLMTCIVEARAGCEKCPTPGKPGRMAECMSCLRKCPRAGKRETGMTTCRRRCVFSLNCPSTNGIMTFFQNTTLVNSQCRECVMGMCEDTDSAEVDEKAICMFNAREECEDCGISSAAQSTRQRCSSCITRCRQGGRTGSLTPTTGRRPSRFPAQGGGKRPRPGTRPEVSCKRRCELRGQTCPTTNQILVTIRSKTSSECQECIRDTCGSSQGTSDEMAMCWYNARATCSVCTMSEGVRSQRERCDDCISKCDQANQNTDSLVPLVSVPAGTSNRPMRTCQQRCTSPSLCPSPREVIVTIRNRTTTECQECVMESCGNPDDEVVGGCMYMARESCSVCDISEGARRRRRRCSSCLEGCEDRSGVGEAVGAVKPEMMESPTKNDTDVGMTSSPGPFQTFPIFG; this is encoded by the exons ATGCTGAAATCTGTTTTAGAGTTTATCTTACTGACTGGTTTCTTGTTAA GTTGCTCTGGACATGACAATCCAACTGGAGAGCTCGTGAAAGACGGCGACTGCAGAGAGATGTGCAAGACGTCGAGTGGATGTCCATCGGATGATGTGATGCGGAGAATGATGATGACGGACAAAGACTGCAGGGAATGCGTCCAGGATCAATGCG GAAACCTGGCCAGCTCCAACGGGACTTCTTTGATGACGTGCATCGTGGAGGCGAGAGCTGGATGCGAGAAATGTCCGACTCCTGGAAAACCAGGCAGGATGGCAGAGTGCATGTCGTGTTTGAGAAAATGTCCTCGAGCTGGCAAACGCGAAACCG GTATGACGACATGTCGCAGACGATGCGTCTTTTCACTCAATTGTCCTTCAACAAATGGAATTATGAcgttttttcaaaacacaacCTTGGTCAATTCTCAATGCCGCGAATGTGTGATGGGAATGTGCG AAGATACAGACAGTGCAGAGGTGGATGAGAAGGCCATCTGCATGTTCAACGCGCGAGAAGAATGCGAGGACTGTGGCATAAGCTCGGCAGCTCAAAGCACTAGGCAAAGATGCTCGTCATGCATAACCAGATGCAGGCAAG GGGGTAGAACTGGATCTTTAACGCCAACTACCGGACGTAGACCCTCAAGATTTCCAGCACAGGGTGGCGGTAAGCGACCAAGACCGGGAACTCGACCAGAAGTATCATGCAAGCGCAGGTGCGAATTGAGAGGTCAAACTTGTCCAACAACCAACCAGATTCTCGTCACAATCCGGAGCAAGACGTCATCGGAGTGTCAGGAATGCATTAGGGACACTTGTG GTTCCAGCCAAGGAACGAGTGATGAGATGGCGATGTGCTGGTACAACGCCAGGGCGACATGTAGTGTCTGTACAATGAGCGAAGGAGTGAGATCCCAGCGAGAAAGATGCGATGattgtatttcaaaatgtgATCAAG CAAATCAAAACACGGACTCTCTTGTGCCCCTTGTGTCGGTCCCGGCGGGCACTTCAAATCGACCAATGAGAACCTGTCAACAAAGATGCACGTCACCGAGTCTCTGTCCTTCCCCACGTGAAGTCATTGTTACAATACGTAATCGAACAACCACTGAGTGCCAAGAGTGCGTCATGGAATCATGCG GCAACCCCGACGATGAGGTGGTCGGTGGGTGCATGTACATGGCGCGCGAGTCTTGCAGCGTTTGTGACATCAGCGAGGGGGCGCGAAGACGAAGGAGGAGATGCTCGAGCTGCCTGGAGGGATGCGAGGATCGATCAG GTGTCGGGGAAGCTGTAGGTGCAGTGAAACCGGAAATGATGGAGTCTCCGACAAAAAATGACACCGACGTgggtatgacgtcatcacctGGTCCCTTCCAAACCTTTCCGATATTCGGATGA
- the LOC143461588 gene encoding uncharacterized protein LOC143461588, with protein MKTLLFFLALGSLGRVASAVGWIPQTCTDFCLSSHLCPNARDVMNRFLKHDSIGCKLCVTRRCSSHHVMTQYSNCVLESRLSCSNCHLTNEEILVAIECERCERRCANQQDSLLNNQGQQSTLAPPSRQTDPFVAESAEPSPTSNSGESCQQLCRSVKMCRDEEAQDAMPSQECILCTALACRNVAARNDSSFANCILGARDSCAECQNQLPTMSCDSCVADCMQKKFSTTTRPPQTPPGGISGANNPAPHRNFRTNNIQQPSNTKDQTSAFRANTVSQRLRYLFIIRFLRRRN; from the exons ATGAAGACTTTACTTTTCTTCTTAGCTTTGGGATCACTCGGCCGAG TTGCTTCGGCGGTTGGTTGGATTCCACAAACGTGCACGGATTTCTGCCTCTCAAGTCACCTTTGCCCGAATGCGCGTGACGTCATGAACAGGTTTCTCAAACATGACAGCATCGGTTGTAAATTGTGCGTAACCAGAAGATGTA GTTCCCATCACGTGATGACGCAATACTCAAACTGTGTGTTGGAGTCTCGTCTGAGCTGCAGCAACTGCCACTTGACAAACGAGGAGATATTGGTCGCGATTGAGTGCGAGAGATGCGAGAGAAGATGCGCGAATCAGCAAG aCTCGTTATTGAACAACCAAGGTCAACAGTCCACACTCGCGCCACCTAGCAGACAAACAGATCCCTTCGTAGCAGAATCAGCAGAGCCCAGTCCAACATCAAACTCGGGTGAATCTTGCCAACAGCTTTGTCGGTCGGTGAAAATGTGCAGAGATGAAGAAGCTCAGGACGCGATGCCGTCGCAGGAATGCATCCTCTGCACGGCGCTCGCATGCA GGAACGTAGCGGCAAGAAACGACAGTTCCTTTGCCAACTGCATTCTGGGAGCACGTGATTCCTGTGCGGAATGTCAAAACCAGTTACCGACGATGTCATGTGACTCTTGTGTGGCCGACTGCATGCAGAAGAAATTTTCTACGACTACAAGACCTCCCCAGACGCCCCCTGGCGGGATTTCAGGTGCAAACAACCCAGCCCCACATCGAAACTTTAGAACAAACAATATCCAGCAACCGTCGAACACCAAAGATCAAACGTCAGCTTTTAGGGCCAACACCGTATCCCAGAGACTGCGTTATCTTTTTATTATAAGATTTCTACGCCGCAGAAATTAG